A genome region from Phoenix dactylifera cultivar Barhee BC4 chromosome 18, palm_55x_up_171113_PBpolish2nd_filt_p, whole genome shotgun sequence includes the following:
- the LOC103723891 gene encoding eukaryotic initiation factor 4A-3-like translates to MAAVATAAPRGRQPQGRGVDDENLVFETSPGVEAITSFDQMGIRDDLLRGIYAYGFEKPSAIQQRAVIPIIQGRDVIAQAQSGTGKTSMIALSVCQMVDTTSREVQVLILSPTRELAAQTEKVILAIGDYINVQAHACIGGKSIGEDIRKLEFGVHVVSGTPGRVCDMIKRRTLRTRAIKLLVLDESDEMLSRGFKDQIYDIYRYLPPELQVVLISATLPHEILEMTSKFMTDPVRILVKRDELTLEGIKQFFVAVEREEWKFDTLCDLYDTLTITQAVIFCNTKRKVDWLTEKMRSNNFTVSCMHGDMPQKERDAIMAEFRSGATRVLITTDVWARGLDVQQVSLVINYDLPNNRELYIHRIGRSGRFGRKGVAINFVRKDDIRILRDIEQYYSTQIDEMPMNVADLI, encoded by the exons ATGGCGGCGGTAGCGACGGCGGCCCCTCGGGGCCGGCAGCCCCAGGGTCGGGGGGTCGACGACGAGAACCTGGTTTTCGAGACGAGCCCCGGGGTGGAGGCCATCACGAGCTTCGACCAGATGGGGATCCGCGACGACCTCCTCCGAGGGATCTACGCCTACGGcttcgagaagccctccgccATCCAGCAGCGGGCCGTGATTCCCATTATCCAGGGCCGCGACGTCATCGCCCAGGCCCAATCTGGTACCGGAAAGACCTCCATGATCGCCCTCTCCGTCTGCCAGATGGTAGACACCACCTCGAGGGA AGTTCAGGTGTTGATCCTTTCACCCACGAGAGAACTTGCTGCCCAGACTGAGAAAGTGATATTGGCTATTGGTGACTACATAAATGTACAAGCCCATGCATGCATTGGCGGGAAAAGCATAGGCGAGGATATTAGAAAACTAGAGTTTGGAGTTCACGTGGTTTCAGGGACACCGGGCAGAGTCTGTGATATGATCAAGAGAAGGACTTTACGCACAAGAGCCATCAAGCTCCTGGTCCTC GATGAATCTGATGAGATGTTGAGCAGAGGTTTCAAGGACCAAATATATGACATATACCGATATCTTCCTCCAGAACTTCAG GTCGTTCTGATTTCTGCAACACTTCCTCATGAAATATTGGAGATGACCAGCAAATTTATGACTGATCCCGTTAGAATACTTGTCAAGCGTGATGAGTTGACATTGGAG GGGATCAAACAATTCTTCGTTGCTGTCGAGAGAGAGGAATGGAAGTTTGATACATTGTGTGATCTATATGACACCCTCACTATTACCCAAGCTGTTATTTTCTGTAACACGAAAAGAAAG GTTGATTGGTTGACTGAAAAAATGCGCAGCAATAACTTCACGGTATCTTGTATGCATGGTGACATGCCTCAGAAGGAGAGGGATGCGATCATGGCAGAGTTCAGGTCAGGCGCAACCCGTGTGTTGATTACAACAGATGTATGGGCTCGCGGGCTTGATGTTCAGCAG GTTTCTCTAGTGATAAATTATGACCTTCCCAACAATCGAGAACTTTACATACATCGGATTGGTCGCTCCGGTCGTTTTGGTCGTAAG GGTGTGGCAATAAACTTTGTGCGCAAGGATGACATCAGGATATTAAGAGATATTGAACAATATTATAGTACTCAGATTGATGAAATGCCAATGAATGTGGCCGATCTTATTTGA